CCTGTGATGGTTGGGTGCGCTCTTCGCACACTGCGGAGGGTTGTGTTTGGGGGATTTTCACAGCTAAGCCCTGGTTACTTGGATAGTTTTTGTAAGAAAATGGCTGAGATGAATTTGAGAAACCCCCAGCTCCTCGTAAAAACACAGTCGTCCTGCGGAATTAAGGTCCCAAATTAGTTCCCGAGTTTCGAAGCTAAAACTCCCAGGAAAAAAAAGGGTGCTTCTAGATACATCATTACCGATTCATGCATAACAGTTCATCTGAACCTTGCTCGTAACTTCTGGTTTCTATTTCAAGGATAGCTGCTTTACCTATAAGATcgtcaggagagagagagagagagaatacaaAAGATTGACTCAAAAAGCCTTAAATCTACTATTCTCAATGCTGAATGCATAACCAAAGAATCTCATTTTCTCTCGAAGTTAGGGCTAACTGGCTAAGTAAAGGTGACGCACAAACCAAAAACACTAGTGGATAATACCTTTGTCCTGCAATCCAGCTAGGCTTACTTTGTTAATTAActgcgttaaaaaaaaacttcaatcaGAAAAATGAAGCATATGCATATGCTACTTTGGAAAATAGAAGAAGCCTGGTATAGAATCTCTCACAACCCCTGAAACCAATGTTACTAGAGTACCAGTGAACAAATAAAAATCCTGAAGATGAGGGAAGAATCACAGAACTTATTTATACAAGtcatgtgtgtatatatacaaGGGCGGTAATATACTTACAGAAGCCTTGGAAGGTAATGGCCTGTATACTTCAATGTACTGCTGTCCATGCAACAGGAGACTAGGATCATATCTTACATACAAGATACAaaacaacatcatcatcatgtcTTATATTACGATGCAaaacctcaaaaaaaaaacaaaacaaaaaaacagctTACTTAAAACCTGGCAAATCCAGTCCATCAGTAAGAGATCCAAGTGAAAACAGTGAAACAAAAGTTGGTAAAACCTATACAAATTATAGCAAGTAACATCTATTAACTCAAGAAAAGCAATGATGCTAATAGCAAAGCTCAAGAAGACAGAAGTCAAAATGATGAAATGCTTTACTGTTATTGATCTTTCTGTCACAACGTTCTTTATATACTGTAGTAACTAGACTCCGGTTTAATCCGGTTTACAGACTCAATCACCATTTCACAATTAACCAATGAACCAACATTGAACCATACTATCATATACGCTAATAGATACCTGGACATGTTCTTGGCCGTTCTCGTGATAGACAAACTTGAGCTCAACGGAATCAACAGCATCTTGGCCACAAGCTCCTACTCCCAAAGCATAGATTGCTACAtctctatttttaattaacCACCACAAGCAATCAAAATCAATAGATCTCTCTGTTCCTCTTAACTATCTCAAAGTCCAAATAGCAATTGGCGCAATCGAGTTTTCTCAATCATCTATGATCCATCACCAATACAAAACACACAGAGAAAGAAGATGCAAACCTTTCGTTGTAGGTGGAACGCGTCTGCGATCAAAAGAAGAAAGTGAGATTTACAAGGATCAAGCTCCGTCTCGATCGTATAAAAGAAAGTGAGATGGAAACAAACCTCGGGAAGCTTGTGAGCGAGGAGCAGATCGGGGTTGAATTCAGAATCGCTAGTCGCCATCTTCTCCGCCGATCAGGATCAGAGTTTAGCTTCCGTGTGTATTTGCTGTTTCTTCCCTCTTTTGTGCTCAATGATTTTTAGATAAGACAGTTAACTATAAAAATGATATTCGAACGGTGTCGTTTTATGTGACCACTGGAAATTCAAATCCCGATACACTTTACTCGAAgatagtatttaatattttcaaaattatctattgcgttatatgcatcattgTAAATCTCTCTGCCTCACTCATTCAGACAAAGCAGAGGAAAAGAACAACGTATAGGTTTTAGTCGTAAACGTAATCTGTTATTCTCATATCACTGAGCATTTAGTCTAGTGGTTAGTCTAGTATGTTATCTGCTCATTTGATACTTATCCTGCACTATTTAGATTGTATTCTTGTCTTGGCTTGTTAAACAAAATGTAATATACTACGCTAGTAAGGCTTATGATAGAACTATATAACTATATCAAATAAAGTTTCCCTCCaaagttattttttatataaaaaagaaagaataagaATTGAGACCTCGAGCTGAGATCGTTACAAACTGACATAATGATTTGACAACAACTCTTCCATTCATTAGCAAAATGAAGAatgaataaaacaagaaaacactCATCGAGAACGAATCAGCTGGTTTGGTTGACCATCTCTCTTATCTCTCCACAATTCAAAGCGGTCTGGTGCTACGACCACTAGCTCTACCGCAAAGAAGAGCGTTCTTGGGGATTGGGTACTCATCCCTAAGAGAAGTGGAAGTTGTGTAGACGCGTAAATAGAACTGTTGTCCTAAGTACTGCCTTGCCCAGAACTCTGACCTTAAGTTCCACATCCCTACGTTGTCCAGTGCAATGTATATAGCCGTCCATGAACTCGGATACACCTATAGATCAATAAGAAAATATGAATCCAATGGTTCACATTTTGTCAAAAAGACATGCTTAAATTACTAGCTTTTACTGTAAGTTTACCTGAACGGTGCAGCGAGCTACTGCATCACGTAGATTGTACTCGTTCCTACTATCAGGAGTCCATTGCCCACCGTCCATCCTATATCACAATATGACGTTAGTCCAGTTTATATTGGGAGGTCGAGAATATCACCATACCatgtaaaatataacaaaataatatattattgtgtttTCCATggatatattatagtttttttttttgacacaaTGATATATTATAGTTTAAGGTATAAAAGAAAGACACTTACCCAACAACCCAGAAAGAGTAACCGTCAAGATGCCAACTCTGGACAATATCCTCAGAGTTTTCGAACACAATCTCAATAAAGGTTCTGTAATCGGTCTGCATAACAGACGTGTCGAGGTAGATTCCTCCACCAGTGGGTTGGCTCTGTATGCTTCCAACTCTGTAAACACCGTCGATCTTGAAGTAGTCCGCGAGTTTCAGAGGAGTGTCTGCCGGATTAAACGATACACTGTTCACAGCGTATCGTTGCTTCCCATTGACTTGACCAGCAGAGCTAGCGAGTCTGATAGTTCTTGTGGTGTTTATCATACCGTAGTGGTATGATCCTTGTGGGTTTGGCCTTGGTCCACTCGCCGTAAGGTTagttctaaaacacaaaaacataatAACATATTTAGATAAAAAGCCAAGAATCAAGATTTCTTGTCCAGCAAGTAAGGTACCTGATGGCTCGAGCCTGGTTCAAAGACCAGTCTATTTGTACGGTTGGTCCACCAGGAATAGGTCCAGACACACCACCAGCAGAACCACTGTAACGGAGAACACCAGTGGTGGTCAAGACATCCGAGGTAAACCTAGAAGAGACCACCACGTAATAATCCTGTGCAGGCTGGTCGGCGGTCACAAGAACCGAGTAAGACTGACCAACGTGAACATCGAGAGAAGAGAAAGTAGTCTGAAGAGTGTGAGTCCCTTCCACTTCAACCACTTTCATCTTGTGGTTCTGAATGCGGAAGTTGAGAGAGTGTTGTAGCCCTATATTGGATATTCTCAACCTGTATGTCTTGCCTTGTTCAACATTGAGAGTGGCACCACTTCCACGGCCGTTGATGAGGATACCATCTGGTAAAGGAAGCTTCCTACCACTATCAAGCTGTGCCTTCAAATCCtacagaaacaaaataaaaaaactcacataaatttttttaaaacaagaacaagaagcaAAACCTCTAAATATTAAAGAGTTATTATACTTATTTCGCAAAGATATTCAAATTatcgaatttttatttatttatttactctttttatttatttttgaatgaatgctatattatatttatcaaaaaccCCTTTTTAATAATCTAAAAATGTTTACATTCATAATAGGTTAGGCCCTGCCTTGTGGAAGGGTCAACCTCGCAATAATTACTTACCGTGTGGTTAGATTTGTACCAGTCTCCGATGAGAACTGTGTAA
This Brassica napus cultivar Da-Ae chromosome C6, Da-Ae, whole genome shotgun sequence DNA region includes the following protein-coding sequences:
- the LOC106406105 gene encoding L-ascorbate oxidase homolog, whose product is MVANASLAAALIVGFALLFAVTAESPYRFFEWNVTYGDIYPLGVRQQGILINGQFPGPDIHSVTNDNLIINVYNSLDEPFLLSWNGVQQRRNSYVDGVYGTTCPIPPGQNYTYILQVKDQIGSFYYFPSLAFHKAAGGFGGLRILSRPGIPVPFADPAGDYTVLIGDWYKSNHTDLKAQLDSGRKLPLPDGILINGRGSGATLNVEQGKTYRLRISNIGLQHSLNFRIQNHKMKVVEVEGTHTLQTTFSSLDVHVGQSYSVLVTADQPAQDYYVVVSSRFTSDVLTTTGVLRYSGSAGGVSGPIPGGPTVQIDWSLNQARAIRTNLTASGPRPNPQGSYHYGMINTTRTIRLASSAGQVNGKQRYAVNSVSFNPADTPLKLADYFKIDGVYRVGSIQSQPTGGGIYLDTSVMQTDYRTFIEIVFENSEDIVQSWHLDGYSFWVVGMDGGQWTPDSRNEYNLRDAVARCTVQVYPSSWTAIYIALDNVGMWNLRSEFWARQYLGQQFYLRVYTTSTSLRDEYPIPKNALLCGRASGRSTRPL
- the LOC106406002 gene encoding enoyl-CoA hydratase 2, peroxisomal isoform X2, coding for MATSDSEFNPDLLLAHKLPETRSTYNERDVAIYALGVGACGQDAVDSVELKFVYHENGQEHVQVLPTFVSLFSLGSLTDGLDLPGFKYDPSLLLHGQQYIEVYRPLPSKASLINKVSLAGLQDKAILEIETRSYEQGSDELLCMNRTTVFLRGAGGFSNSSQPFSYKNYPSNQGLAVKIPQTQPSAVCEERTQPSQALLYRLSGDYNPLHSDPNVAKRAGFPRPILHGLCTLGFAIKAIIKCICNGDPSAVKTISGRFLATVFPGETLITEMWLQGLRVIYQTKVKERNKAVLSGYVDIRGLSSSL
- the LOC106406002 gene encoding enoyl-CoA hydratase 2, peroxisomal isoform X1 codes for the protein MATSDSEFNPDLLLAHKLPETRSTYNERDVAIYALGVGACGQDAVDSVELKFVYHENGQEHVQVLPTFVSLFSLGSLTDGLDLPGFKYDPSLLLHGQQYIEVYRPLPSKASLINKVSLAGLQDKGKAAILEIETRSYEQGSDELLCMNRTTVFLRGAGGFSNSSQPFSYKNYPSNQGLAVKIPQTQPSAVCEERTQPSQALLYRLSGDYNPLHSDPNVAKRAGFPRPILHGLCTLGFAIKAIIKCICNGDPSAVKTISGRFLATVFPGETLITEMWLQGLRVIYQTKVKERNKAVLSGYVDIRGLSSSL